A genomic stretch from Candidatus Binataceae bacterium includes:
- a CDS encoding NAD-dependent epimerase/dehydratase family protein produces MRKVLVTGAGGFIGHHLVRYLKGQGYWVRGADVKYPEYEASPADEFALLDLRRIDDCLEATCGVREVYALAADMGGMGFISSHHAQILRDNSLINIHTLESARQNNVERYLYCSSACVYPEYRQTDAEVTPLREEEAYPAQPQDAYGWEKLITERLCSHYREDYGIETRIVRFHNIFGPLGTWDGGREKAPAAMCRKVAIAKLAGNHEIDIWGDGEQTRSFCYIDDCVVGIHKLIRSEYREPLNLGQDRLVTINHLADMVAAIAGIRIAKRYVPGPQGVRGRNSDNTRLRKVLGWEPRISLEEGLSRT; encoded by the coding sequence ATGAGGAAAGTCCTGGTCACTGGTGCCGGAGGTTTCATCGGACATCATCTGGTTCGCTATCTGAAGGGCCAGGGTTACTGGGTCCGTGGCGCCGATGTGAAATACCCCGAATATGAGGCTAGTCCGGCGGACGAGTTTGCGCTGCTCGATCTGCGGCGCATCGACGATTGCCTCGAAGCGACCTGCGGTGTGCGGGAGGTCTATGCGCTCGCGGCCGACATGGGCGGGATGGGCTTCATCTCGTCGCATCACGCGCAGATTCTACGTGACAACTCGCTGATCAATATCCACACGCTGGAGTCGGCGCGGCAAAATAATGTCGAGCGCTATCTGTATTGCTCGTCGGCCTGTGTTTATCCCGAGTACCGCCAGACCGACGCTGAGGTGACGCCGCTGCGCGAGGAGGAAGCCTATCCGGCACAGCCGCAGGACGCGTACGGCTGGGAGAAACTGATTACCGAGCGGCTCTGCAGCCACTATCGCGAAGACTACGGGATCGAGACCCGCATCGTGCGCTTTCACAACATCTTCGGACCGCTCGGCACTTGGGACGGCGGGCGCGAAAAAGCGCCGGCCGCGATGTGCCGCAAGGTCGCGATCGCCAAGCTCGCCGGTAATCACGAGATCGATATCTGGGGCGACGGCGAGCAGACTCGCTCGTTTTGTTACATCGACGACTGCGTGGTTGGGATCCACAAGCTGATCCGCTCGGAGTACCGCGAGCCGCTAAATCTGGGGCAGGACCGGCTGGTCACGATAAACCATCTGGCCGACATGGTCGCGGCGATCGCCGGCATCCGCATCGCCAAGCGCTACGTCCCCGGGCCGCAGGGCGTGCGCGGCCGCAACTCCGACAATACGCGCCTGCGCAAGGTGCTCGGCTGGGAGCCTCGGATTAGCCTCGAAGAGGGTCTCAGCCGGACC